The Vanacampus margaritifer isolate UIUO_Vmar chromosome 16, RoL_Vmar_1.0, whole genome shotgun sequence genome includes the window aaaataaaaatttatttatgtatatctttgcttttttttctatttctatttatttttgtatttcatttttttattgtagttttttatatccgtttttattttcacttttattagtagtatttttttattttggcgttTTTGGTCTTCCATACATGGATATGGGTTATTGACGGATAAAGATTTCACCAGACAAGAACAGTTAATTTATCATAAGTATtgattctttattattatttactattatctACAATTGTACTGTTATCTATGATTTAGGACATTTCTAATTTAGgatatctatccatctatcatgGTAAGCTTTATCAAATGGTCGcttcacaaaatattttcaatattatgaggctaacaattagccacaaaaacaaaacaagctaggtAGCTACACAAGTAAAACTATTATTTGTTggggaaaaatagttttttcgGGTCATGCCACATAATCTCTAAATATGACCACCACATACCAGTTGCTAAAAGACTaacttttttgttcttttttttacacagtagGGCTCTTGATTGTCTTGTGGATGATACAAACTcctgtctttaaatgtatttcaaaataaaagtcccaaattGATAATTGCTTTTTGCTTCACACCACATGGCATTTCACAAAATTGGCGCTGTCGGACAAAcgtatccgtcaatgacggcAATTCATCAAGTTCAATTACACGGAAATGTTTTACGGTCCAGATTGCATCGAAGTGTGAGATTATGAGGGTTTTCCTAGCCTGTGTCATCCGcacgtgccttttttttttttgtggcggaTGGAAACCTCTTCGCCCTGTTGGGGTGATATGAACACATAGCGATGGTGTTCCCCTTTGGTTTGTAAACAGGAAATGTTGATTTGCCTGTAGGGCTGAGTCATGGAGTGGCCCTTGGGTGCATTCAAGTGTGGAACTGAAAATTTACCACATGCTGGTGGAATGAAAAGCACTTCCACAGTACTGTACTTCACTTCTAGGTGGAATCCAAACATAATGCAGAAGTAATTTGTCCCAACCCATCTTTTTCTAGCTGTGAACAGGAAATGCAGTTTATAAATAACATGCTCATTTTTGCTTGGGGCAAGGCAAAAGCCTTTGGTGTGTACGCAGCTATTGAGGACAGCAGGTCCATGGCTGCTTCTACTATGTGGAGCACATAAAACTAAAGCATTCATCTCAGGAAAAACAAAGACTTAAGGGATTAAATGGCAGATGTGGTTCACAAATACAATCGACGCTGTGTGGGGTCTCATCTATGGGAAGTTGAGTTGCATTTAGACGCAGGCTTCAACAATTCCTTCAACAATGTTGTATAAAGCTTACCAGTAGTTGAAATGTCTTAAAGCTTTAACAACTTTTCAGAATTGCAAAatcaaaatgtggatttttatttatttatttatttattttacattttattttatttcctttttatcTTAGCTCCCAAGGTGATCAGgatatcttaaaaaataaatgtgaatacCGCAGCTCCCTATAGTTTCTTTTTTGAAATATAGTAcagtaaatcatttttttcaaacatttcaaaatatgttAGCTTTCActtatcttttaattttaaacaaaaacagaaggtgcagagagttcccagggtcagcagaattttaaaaaaggccaATGCTGAtttcgtcaaaatgccaaatatcggttGGCACCGATAATCAGCCTGACCAAATATCAGTCTATCCATATCATGACAGGTTGAATTGGTTCTGTGACTTGGTAGCCCTTTAGAAATGAACACAAATTTTAACATGATGTTATACTATACCATACTTGTTCATTCACTTTCGAGCAAAGAGAGCCTTccctctgctggccgtttttaagAATGCAGATAGAAAGGATTCCTAATTTAGGTTTCTGACTCTGTGTCACTGAGGGTTCATCCCTTGAAAATAACAGATAAGCAGGCCATCCAGTCTTGCATTTTGGATTGGATTTTGATGTCTCAATCACAGCTGGCTGTAATCTCTTTATGCCCTGAGAaaagtacaccccccccccccccacacacacacacacacacgcacacaactaGGTTAAATTTCTATTGCACTGCAGCTGACACATGCTACAACACAAGTGAGTTTGTTTTTGAGGTTGGGCAGTTGATTGAATTATGTGGTAAATGATAGTACGAGTACACGCATGTTGTAGTAGTAGAAGAGATGTGCAACCGTGTTGTGACACTTAAGCCTCTGCAGTCCCTATTGTGCACACTGAACTGTGTGAGGGCATACCCCCCTCTcaataaaaatggctgaatACAGCAGTGGCACAATTCAAATGCATGAATTCATTAGCCCATAAATACCACAGTGTCTTCATTTGACTCGCATCCCAACAGAAGATAAGTGACCTTTTGTGTCTTATTCAGAACAGTGACAAACCGTATCTAGGGGTGACTAAGCACTTTATAAGTGTGGaggttttattattatctaaTGGAGTGAAATGATCTTGATTCGCAAATAACCTTTTTGAATCTGAACAAAATCCAGACTTGAAACAATTAAAGAATAAATTGTGAATGTtaagttatttttattgtttggcGATTACgtatttaaaaatagatatattaaaatactactactactaataataaaattcaaaaaatgttttcaacatCATAAGccagcccaaaaaaaatctctattcTGTCCAATGTTTTCTCCTTTCACTGTCAATACCGTTTCATAAGATCCTGGTATGAATTATTGAGTGTCTCTTGTCATTTTAATTCTCTCTTGGGATTTGTGTTCTCTTTCCACTGTCCCGTGGTGTGCAGCAATCCCCTTCTAATAAACACAGGCCGGAAGAAGATCTATTGATTTTGCGACTGAGTTTTCTCTTGATCTTTGTGTCTTTGCAGCTTGAAAGCTTTGGTTTCGACTGGAGGGAAAAACGTCCAGGCAGCTTGTGACTGGTGagaaacgcacgcacgcacacacacgcacatgttgCCATTTCCCGCAGTTACTAATTCACCACTGGAATGTGATTAAAGTTCATTAATGGTAAACAAATGGCTATAAGTGACAGTGTGCTATCCTAGAGTCATAGCAGCACTGCCTGTATTTTTAACTGTTGTGCCCATGTGTGCGTCCAGGCTCTTTTCCCATGTGGATGACCCTTTCCTGGATGACCCCCTGCCCAGGGAATATGTGTTGTATCTGCGACCCAGCGGTCCACTGCTGCAGCAGCTCTCGCTCTTCTGGCAGCAATCTCGCCTCTCGTGCGGCAAAAACAAGGCACACAACATCTTCCCCCACATCACTCTCTGCCAGTTCTTCATGGTCAGTCTTGAGTTTTATCTGTTAAAATTGTGAAGGCTGAGCTAAACATCGGCTTATTGTTGCTGAGTTACACAACCACAACAgagtttttgtattatttttgcctgACTGATTCAGTCAATGAAGGAAATGCTTGCATTCAGTGGTAAAGGTCTGATTTGAATTCTCCTTAAAATTTTCAGCCTTGAGttgatgtatttgttttttgtcaacTCTACAGTGTGCCGATGGGAAGGTGGAGGCTCTGTCAGATGCCCTCCAGACCtctgtggcaaagtggaaaggTCGTATACCCATGCCCCTTCCCCTGGAGCTGTACACTTCCTCCACCTTTATTGGCCTCTTTGTGGAGGAGCAAGTGGCAGAGTTGCTGAAGAGTTTTGCGGCCGATTTTGCAAATGAAGCAGAAACTAAAGCaggttaatatatatatttttttaattaaaagtccAAAAGTTGCATAGTTGTCACCAGTGTGCACATTTTCTATGTCCAGATGTGCATGTTGAGCACCATAAGAAGCAACTGCATGTCACGTTGGCCTATCACTTCCAAGGCACCCATCTTTCAGTTTTGGAAAAGTTGGCCAAAAGCGTTGATGTGTCATCAGGCTGCGACTGGCTGGCTGTGCTCTTCTCCCGGGATATTCGCTTTGCTAACCATGAGGTAGGAATGCGTCCTCAAATATACGATGATGACACTGGGGCTTTTCAAATATTGTCTACAATTAATCTacattaaaaacagttgggtcaaaaataacccaattatgggtcaaaaatccTTTACTTGGCTCAGTTTGGCCCACCTCTGGGTCAGAAATTGGgccattttctataaaacactcaacacccacccacccccgaCCCCCCCAAGAAACTTTATGGGTTGGTTTGTatgaaatttcatttcatttaatttcattagatttttttgcaaaaaaaaccccagAAAGTTTGTCAGTTTTACAAaattaccttctttttttctcataacccagcaagttgggttaaattgacctaAGTAAAGGATCTCagccaattttatttattttattttcacccaaaaaaaagggtgggtggggatattttgtattaaaaagaaaaacagaatgtCAATTTGACTTAACTTTCTGGGTCAGATACTCTACttgggttgtttaaaaaaaaaaagaggtaattttgtaaaattgacccaactttgtgggttgctatgcaaacaaaaaacaaaataccccccccccccccccccccacaaattgACATAACatagatcggtccatttttgatccataattgggttacagtaatttctggactacaaggcgcacctgactataagccgcccTAACTAGATTTGGGGAatattacacatataagccacacccgactgtaagccgcaggcgcttttaatgttaccgcaccgggttcccgctactttattttccaaccactgattaaaaatgtacGTTTTTGTCCCCTAGACATTGCAAGTCATGTATCCCTATGCGCCTCAAAATGATGACGAGCTTGAGCTGGTGACTGGAGACTTCATCTTCATGTCTCCTATGGAGCAAAGCAGTGCCAGCGAGGGCTGGGTGTATGGCACGTCCCTGGGCACAGGGCTGTCCGGCCTGCTGCCTGAAAACTACGTCAACCGCGCTGATGAGTCTGACACTTGGGTTGTTCATGGGTAAGAATGAGCGCACACTCTTGCCTTCCCTTTCATTCCAGGGACTACCTTTACTGACACATTATTTGGATGAGAACATTCTCTGCGCGTACcactaaaatataaataaatcaaaatgttacaaaaattaTGAAGAGTATACTGTTCtgaaataattatgaatttTTCTTAATTTACTCACACTTTGACTCGGCTGTGGCCATGTTTAGTTGAATGCAAAACTATTATTCTCTTGTATGAATAGCAACAGGTGAATACTcaggttaattgtaccttctgccctCTATTTGAAGAGCATTTAAATGTTCAGTTTTTCTCTATGTCGCAggccaggggtggccaaatccggtcctcgagggccactatCTTGCGTggtttagatgtttccctcctccaacacatctgattcaaatgatcagctcatcagcaagctctggataAGCTTGATAGGGATCCTAATCGTTTGAATCAGGtatgttggaagagggaaacatctaaaacattcAGGGCAGTGTACCTTGAGGACtggatttggacacccctgtttTAGATTTTCCCCTCCTCCAGCACACCTAATTCAAATGATTAGCTCATTAGCAAATAGCAAGCTCTGCACaaacctgataatgatcctgatcattttaACCAGGTCTATTGGAGGaggggaaacatctcaaacttgCAAGATCATGGCCCTTGAGGCCCGGCTTTGGGTGCATTCATTTAAGATGCTTCCCtcctctaacacacctgattcaaatgatgagctgatcatttgaattagGTGTGCTGGAGGAGcaataacatttaaaacattcagGATCGTGTCTCTTTAGGACCGACTTAGGACACTCccgttttagatgtttccctcttccggcacacctgattcaaatgatcaccTCATCAGCGAGTTCTGCAGAAACCCAGTAACGAGCcggatcatttgaatcaggtgtgtttgaggagggaaacatctgaCAATTGCATGATAGTGGCCCTCGGGGACCATCTTTAGACACCCctgttttacatgtttttcttctgcaacacacctgattcaaatatTTAGCTCATCAACAGGTACTGCAGAAGCTTGATagcgatcctgatcatttgaattagATGTGTTGGAGGGGGGGAACATTTAAAAGAATAGTAGCCCTTGATGACCGGATGTGGACACCCCTGTCTCAGGCATAGACAGATATGCTATCTCTTGGTGACTGAGTAGTTACTACAGTTCATGGACCTAGTCCTAACTTTTGCATGACTTATTTTGACTAAATGTTGAAAGGTATTTGTGGTTTTGTCTAATCCTCAGGTCTCATTCTGTTCTTAACTACACATCCCCGTCTAATGCTGGCAGCACGCTGGGTGGTTTACTGTTTGATGAACAGCACACTGACAGTTTACTTGACAGTCTGGTGGATCCTCCTAGCCTCGGCGGCCTCTGTCCTCCCATGCAGGTACACCTCATGACTAGCAGATAAACTTGAAGGCACTGTGGGATGGCATTTTCCTGCAAATGGTGTCATGGTGCCTTTTTTCCAGGTGACGCGGGTAGCCGGTCAGTCCTCTTTGTCCAAGATGAGATTGTTTGTGTGTCGACACGGGGAGAGGATGGATGTTGTGTTTGGGAAACACTGGGTCACTCAGTGCTTTGACGCCAAAGGTGAGCATGCGGAGGGAACACGTGGCCCTGTTTGCATCTGTATCCTAACCGCTAACTTAAATTCTTTTGTGTGTAGGCAGATACATTCGCTCAAATCTCAACATGCCATCCAGCCTGCCAACCAGAAGCGGCGGTCACAGGGACTATGATAAAGATTGTCCTATTACTGTGTTTGGCTGCTCCCAAGCCCGTCTTGTAGGTTGGTTCTGTTTTGGAAGAAAAAGGTCACACAGAGGCATTGGGAGTGTTACACGCAAAGTGACATCTTTCCAATGATGATGTTTCCTACAGATATAATCATAGTGTTGTTGCTCTTCCTCAGGTGAAGCCTTATTGGAAAGCCACACCACAATAGACTTTGTTTATTGCTCTCCTTCACTTCGCTGCGTCCAGACTGCTCAGCACATTCTGCAAGGTAGGACCCCCTTAAATACCAACATAATAAATTTGAACGTGACCTCTGTTTTCTGCAAGTCTCATCTGACCATGTGTATGCGGGTTTTTCTGTTTCAGGTCTCCAACAGGAGGGAAAGACGAAAATCCGCGTGGAGCCTGGACTTTTTGAATGGACCAAGTGGGTTTCAGGCACCTGTTTACCTACCTGGATCCCCCCGACAGAGCTGGCGGCTGCTAACCTGAGTGTGGACCCAACATACAGGTCCAGAGCCTATGCTCTGACCTTAACATATTGACATATCGCCTTAACATATTTCGTATGTCTCTCATCTTTAGACCTCATGTTCCTGTTAACAAGCTAGTGGTTTCTGAGTCCTATGACACCTACATCAGCCGGAGCTTCCAAGTGACTCGAGAAATCCTATCAGAATGCAAAAATCTGGGTACAGTGGACTCTTGGTCTCAATATTTCGCCAAATTGTAAATTTCCCGACAATTTTCTTTGTCATCCTTCACATTACAAGTGCTGAACTTTGCATACTGTATGATGAATTTGAGTGTCATTTCACAGCAAATAAGTGGtggtgtttgtggaatttgctTCTTTTTCTACCTCTTTCACACAGGAAACAAGGTCCTCATTGTGGCCCATGCGTCCTCCCTGGAGGCCTGCACTCGCCAGATACAAGGACTCAGCCCACAAAACTCCAAGGACTTTGTGCAAGTTGTGCGAAAGGTCGGCCAGATGCTGGTTACATCACATCGAATAAGATGTCTTATTGTTTCCACTCAATAACACAGAGGTGCATCTGCTCTGCGCATTCCTACAGATTCCCTACTTGGGATTTTGTGCTTGTGAAGAAATGGGCGAGACGGGGGTGTGGCAGCTGGTTGACCCCCCCATCCTGCCTTTGACACATGGACCTAATCACAGCTTCAACTGGAGGGAAATGCTAATGCCAGATTGATGAAACACCGCACATTTCCTTTAACATTCCGAACTGTggaatcaatatttattttttacccacactgctaccaaaaaaaaaaaaaaatcagatgagCACACGTCTTGCTTCCATGAATTGCATCCTGTCGAaaacgtgtgtttttttcccggGGCAAATGTATTGAGATGCACAGCTCAGGAATGTGATGATAACAGCAAACAGTAGCTGGACTCATGTCTTTGTATTCTCTCACCCGTGTATACACTGTGACAAGAATTATCTGAGAAAGACTACAGGAATAAATTTCAGAAACTATTATTTGATTTGTGGTTACAATTCTACTGAAGAAGCACAAAAGAAATGTTGACAGAGAAGAAATGATCATCGTTGGTGGAAGCGAGCCATTTCTTGTACCTGATTTTATTCCAG containing:
- the ubash3ba gene encoding ubiquitin-associated and SH3 domain-containing protein B, encoding MAAKEELYAKVTPRRQRQTRAGTVKHGSPLDVLLSMGFPKTRALKALVSTGGKNVQAACDWLFSHVDDPFLDDPLPREYVLYLRPSGPLLQQLSLFWQQSRLSCGKNKAHNIFPHITLCQFFMCADGKVEALSDALQTSVAKWKGRIPMPLPLELYTSSTFIGLFVEEQVAELLKSFAADFANEAETKADVHVEHHKKQLHVTLAYHFQGTHLSVLEKLAKSVDVSSGCDWLAVLFSRDIRFANHETLQVMYPYAPQNDDELELVTGDFIFMSPMEQSSASEGWVYGTSLGTGLSGLLPENYVNRADESDTWVVHGSHSVLNYTSPSNAGSTLGGLLFDEQHTDSLLDSLVDPPSLGGLCPPMQVTRVAGQSSLSKMRLFVCRHGERMDVVFGKHWVTQCFDAKGRYIRSNLNMPSSLPTRSGGHRDYDKDCPITVFGCSQARLVGEALLESHTTIDFVYCSPSLRCVQTAQHILQGLQQEGKTKIRVEPGLFEWTKWVSGTCLPTWIPPTELAAANLSVDPTYRPHVPVNKLVVSESYDTYISRSFQVTREILSECKNLGNKVLIVAHASSLEACTRQIQGLSPQNSKDFVQVVRKIPYLGFCACEEMGETGVWQLVDPPILPLTHGPNHSFNWREMLMPD